From Drosophila yakuba strain Tai18E2 chromosome 2L, Prin_Dyak_Tai18E2_2.1, whole genome shotgun sequence, one genomic window encodes:
- the LOC6528725 gene encoding dnaJ homolog subfamily C member 13 isoform X1, with translation MLPPKENVDLECFLVTKHSWKGRYKRILSIGTAGISTYNPDKLDLTNRWSYSDIVAAAPSKTSNIPHDFVVTIKKDKKLDTIKLSSEYRNDILSSILKYYKEFADKPKNAQRFSAYKYHWSGISLPTVLEVTPCSLDQLDPTTNDVLASYMYKDIEGIIAGISDYEGGIVMAYGGFSRLHLFKALNHHEIVQNIAQRSAQFLGIETKILKSQITLEQFERQRFGKFSGDQFQTSSTEFSVHKITPRHPDPVKRILCLTEVTLLERDPQTYSVCTLRPLTDVFALVRDKDNLQRFSIEYKNGIVRNYSTNDRDSLLATVLDAVRSSGNQDVHVRIGNTPRGKRYVPLNSSVDEETEANLMRLVINNFQNPSKRYEILERFNANVPHSGLNYSVTQDSLFAENKDKLILSALQALAQKELDSPTAQLSNLELEAIFHALTRLLASKVGYAAFTNLPGFREIIGTKVVAALRRKDLAVTYSAIDMINSLMHSVNSDHDLKQEQLNKSSILSSKSFLETLLNMWTTHVSHGSGALVLSAMLDFMTFALCVPYSETTDGKQFDILLELVADRGRYLYKLFQHPSLAIVKGAGLVLRAIIEEGELQVAQQMQALALDEAALCRHLLVALYTPSNDPTQTTQRQLSRHLIGLWLTDSEEAMELFKRIFPAGLLTFLESEETVPESDVEEDKLNFRDNLKFAIQHSNKTRKNVIEKHLQGIKHWGMNLIEKQDGAAQALKNRPVVLRNRRQKKKTSDVVVNLPFFFYTFAKDHSLPNLIWNHKTREELRMCLENELRQFLNDRDLAGQMIVAWNYQEFEVAYQCLADEIKIGDYYIRLILEKDDWPQNLVKDPIELFNALYRRVLCRQRVNDDQMTVFSLQALAKVYRRYHAEIGKFNDMSYILQLSDRCLSPSMRDALINLISCLVLEKSNSRALIDHVQCLVDLITLAHLHKGRAQLNTKTNVIEAGPNMGTYEEKDWYYNIEKDGQKPERQGPITYSELKELWQKGLITPKTRCWAIGMDGWRSLQQIPQLKWCLIAKGTPLYDETELSSKILDILIKCTSFFPSRTQNGVAVLIPGPKLSRKLSEFICLPHVVQVCLTHDPGLLERVATLLYQIMEDNPEMPKVYLTGVFYFMLMYTGSNILPITRFLKMTHMKQGFRSEETSQSGIMHRSILGQLLPEAMVCFLENYSAEKFAEIFLGEFDTPEVIWSSEMRRLLIEKIAAHIADFTPRLRGHTMARYPYLAIPVISYPQLENELFCHIYYLRHLCDTQKFPNWPISDPVQLLKHTLDAWRKEVEKKPPQMTIQQAYQDLGIDLTKTPKPDESMIRKSYYKLAQMYHPDKNPNGREIFEKVNQAYEFLCSRNVWSSGGPDPNNIVLILRTQSILFERYPDVLRPYKYAGYPQLIKTIRLETRDDELFSKEAQLLTAASELCYHTVHCSALNAEELRREEGIEALLEAYTRCVSILGVDSKPDSLHYQVISNVTRCFEVACNFEKCKQKIIQLPQLLSDVCRVVYFKHTLSVSLVTSLAANNYDLQCQLSRNGVLWSLLLFVFEYDYTLDESGVEVSDKSNQQQLANNLAKMAVLGCIALAGYSMELRQKPVTGSETNSPAAKAPPAIKPKPSVSAASSSTYTQNAHNPLQSKQLAITSGKEKESDTSSGSSDTASSTPTESEQQQQLTKTRSSAIQQKYIVTGEAKNSLIKQVLDRLLTRYISNQLATVRDSDVLKLLTANTRNPYLIWDNGTRAQLKDFLEQQRTASARETHEDIAQVSELVSSFEFDAHKDELQIGGIFIRIYNDMPTHPIAQPKLFIMDLLEYLKHAYQFLQYKKNPTLTAAPVSATPKMGNDGILTPTLAPNHPQLQQASTGKSGTTFDDVLTAYNRSKSRKKLETDALTEQQLALQQSKYDFSSDGKIELHITMVLKALIAVIKANAEVEIQCIGNFDMIFGFLASNIFPDNSTVKTVALEVVSLVSRNKECVSEVAACEILGNYLVALKDPELRASQVKVLETLSGLMNVQEMIKEAQAKGATIYLLDLFCNSRNPQIREMCAGVLAKMTADRLSGPKVRITVSKFLPALFIDAMVESPATSVQLFESIHEHPELIWNDTTRSNVCDAVADTCQRFYQLQKANPRHVWKDPEILKDIVSNEIVVAGVYLRLFVSNPAWTLRKPKQFLSDLLDFVVEQIGKSSSEQDVLDLSTTALVELLRSQPNLADDIPVLGHIPKLFNLLSVQPKNTLSVLHQLSLSEFCVSAISQTECVSPLKKCMEHNRDCIEKACEALSRLFKHQHDSLISQSLEVGLIPFLLGLLDSRLEFVDNPSAVKAQIVAALKGMTHNLNYGDRVTQILLKHPVWSEFKDQRHDLFIADTTIRGYLTGVNPTAGYLTAGPAQSVEVLTSPPPIDRDDPSARPPID, from the exons ATGCTGCCGCCTAAGGAAAACGTCGACTTGGAGTGCTTCCTGGTGACCAAGCACTCCTGGAAGGGCAGGTACAAGCGCATCCTCTCTATCGGCACGGCCGGCATATCCACCTACAATCCGGACAAGCTCGACCTTACTAACAGGTGGTCCTACTCGGACATCGTGGCGGCAGCACCATCAAAGACTTCAAAT ATACCCCATGACTTTGTGGTGACCATCAAAAAGGATAAGAAACTAGATACAATCAAGTTATCGTCGGAATATCGGAACGATATCCTAAGCTCTATACTAAAATACTACAAGGAGTTTGCAGACAAGCCCAAAAATGCTCAG CGCTTCAGTGCTTACAAGTATCATTGGTCGGGCATCAGTCTTCCGACCGTACTGGAGGTCACGCCCTGCTCTCTGGACCAGCTAGATCCCACCACCAACGACGTGCTGGCCAGCTACATGTACAAGGACATCGAGGGTATAATAG CAGGCATCTCGGACTATGAGGGAGGAATCGTGATGGCTTACGGCGGATTCAGTCGCCTCCATCTGTTTAAGGCGCTCAATCACCACGAAATCGTGCAGAACATAGCACAAAGATCTGCTCAGTTTCTGGGCATCGAAACCAAAATACTCAAGAGTCAGATCACATTGGAGCAGTTCGAAAGACAGCGGTTCGGCAAGTTTAG CGGCGACCAGTTTCAAACCTCGTCGACCGAATTCTCGGTCCATAAGATAACGCCCCGCCATCCGGATCCTGTAAAGCGTATTCTCTGCCTCACCGAAGTAACGCTACTGGAGCGGGATCCTCAAACTTATAGTGTCTGCACCCTGCGTCCGCTCACTGATGTGTTTGCCCTAGTAAGAGACAAGGACAATCTTCAGCGCTTTAGCATCGAGTACAAGAATGGAATCGTGCGAAACTACAGCACCAACGACCGGGACTCGTTGTTGGCTACTGTGCTGGATGCTGTCCGCTCCAGTGGCAACCAGGATGTGCACGTTCGTATTGGTAACACGCCGCGTGGGAAACGGTATGTGCCATTGAACAGTTCGGTTGACGAGGAGACAGAGGCGAATTTGATGCGCCTGGTTATCAACAATTTTCAAAACCCCTCTAAGCGGTATGAAATCTTGGAGCGCTTTAATGCCAATGTGCCTCACAGTGGCCTCAACTATAGTGTAACTCAGGAT AGCTTGTTTGCTGAAAACAAAGATAAACTTATCCTAAGTGCCCTGCAAGCGTTGGCCCAAAAGGAGCTGGACAGCCCTACGGCTCAGCTGAGCAACTTGGAGTTGGAGGCTATATTTCACGCACTTACTCGTCTCCTGGCTAGCAAAGTTGGATACGCAGCCTTTACTAATCTCCCAGG CTTTCGTGAGATTATTGGTACAAAGGTTGTGGCTGCTTTAAGGCGCAAGGATTTGGCTGTGACTTACTCCGCCATTGACATGATCAACTCGCTAATGCATTCTGTAAATTCTGACCACGATTTAAAACAGGAGCAACTAAATAAGTCATCCATTCTGTCATCAAAATCGTTTCTGGAAACTTTGCTCAACATGTGGACAACTCATGTG aGCCACGGCAGTGGTGCTCTGGTACTGTCAGCCATGCTGGACTTCATGACCTTCGCCTTGTGTGTGCCTTACAGCGAGACCACCGACGGCAAGCAGTTCGATATTCTGCTGGAGCTGGTTGCCGATCGTGGACGCTATTTGTACAAACTGTTCCAGCATCCCTCGCTGGCGATCGTGAAGGGAGCTGGATTGGTGCTGCGGGCTATTATTGAGGAAGGCGAGCTGCAAGTGGCCCAGCAAATGCAAGCATTGGCCCTGGATGAGGCGGCGCTGTGCCGGCATTTACTGGTGGCACTGTATACGCCCTCCAATGATCCAACTCAGACTACGCAACGTCAGTTATCGCGGCATTTAATCGGGCTGTGGCTAACAGACAGTGAGGAGGCAATGGAACTCTTTAAACGCATATTC CCCGCTGGCCTGTTAACCTTTTTGGAGTCTGAAGAGACTGTCCCAGAGTCGGATGTCGAGGAGGACAAACTAAATTTTCGTGACAATCTCAAATTTGCAATACAACATTCCAACAAAACTCGCAAGAATGTGATAGAAAAGCATTTACAAGGCATTAAGCATTGGGGCATGAACCTAATTGAAAAACAGGATGGAGCGGCTCAGGCGCTTAAGAATCGTCCTGTTGTGCTGAGAAATCGACGCCAGAAAAAAAAGACATCTGATGTTGTAGTGAATCTGCCTTTCTTCTTTTACACCTTTGCCAAAGATCACAGTCTACCCAATTTAATATGGAATCACAAG ACCCGCGAGGAATTGCGTATGTGCCTGGAGAATGAGCTGCGGCAGTTTCTTAATGATCGCGACTTGGCCGGTCAAATGATTGTGGCATGGAATTATCAGGAATTCGAGGTAGCCTATCAATGTCTAGCTGATGAAATCAAAATTGGTGACTACTACATTCGCTTGATACTGGAGAAGGATGACTGGCCGCAGAATCTAGTAAAGGATCC GATTGAACTTTTTAATGCCTTGTATCGACGCGTGTTGTGCCGCCAACGCGTAAATGATGACCAAATGACGGTGTTTTCCCTTCAGGCTTTGGCTAAGGTTTACCGCCGTTACCACGCCGAGATTGGCAAGTTCAACGATATGTCTTACATTCTGCAGCTTAGTGATAGG TGCCTTTCTCCGTCAATGCGCGATGCACTAATCAACCTGATTTCTTGCCTGGTGCTAGAGAAATCTAACAGTCGAGCCCTTATTGATCATGTTCAATGCCTAGTAGATCTCATCACCTTAGCCCATCTACACAAGGGACGTGCGCAGCTCAATACCAAAACAAATGTTATTGAAGCGGGTCCCAATATGGGAACATACGAAGAGAAGGATTGGTACTACAACATTGAGAAGGATGGTCAAAAGCCGGAGCGTCAGGGACCTATTACATACTCGGAGCTCAAGGAGCTGTGGCAGAAGGGATTAATCACACCGAAGACCCGTTGCTGGGCTATTGGCATGGATGGCTGGCGATCGCTTCAGCAGATCCCTCAGCTAAAATGGTGTCTTATTGCTAAAGGCACACCGCTTTACGACGAGACTGAATTATCCTCAAAGATCTTAGACATACTGATAAAGTGCACTAGCTTCTTTCCGAGTCGCACCCAAAATGGCGTGGCTGTTCTTATTCCAGGTCCAAAGTTGTCTCGCAAACTTTCCGAGTTCATCTGCCTACCGCACGTGGTACAAGTTTGCCTAACCCATGATCCCGGATTGCTCGAGCGCGTAGCTACGCTGCTCTATCAGATTATGGAAGACAATCCGGAAATGCCAAAGGTGTACCTTACGGGAGTCTTCTACTTCATGCTCATGTACACAGGCAGCAACATTTTACCTATTACTCGATTCCTCAAGATGACGCATATGAAGCAAGGATTCCGTAGCGAAGAG ACCTCCCAATCTGGCATCATGCACCGCAGCATCCTTGGTCAACTTCTCCCCGAGGCCATGGTTTGTTTCCTGGAAAATTACAGCGCAGAAAAGTTTGCAGAAATTTTCCTAGGCGAGTTCGACACCCCTGAGGTAATATGGAGCTCAGAGATGCGACGTTTACTAATAGAGAAGATAGCGGCACACATCGCAGACTTTACGCCTCGACTTCGAGGACACACAATGGCTAGGTATCCGTACTTGGCAATTCCAGTGATAAGCTATCCGCAACTGGAGAACGAGCTCTTCTGTCACATATATTACCTGCGCCACTTGTGCGACACCCAAAAGTTCCCCAACTGGCCCATATCTGATCCCGTGCAGCTTTTAAAGCACACACTGGACGCTTGGCGCAAGGAGGTAGAGAAGAAACCTCCTCAGATGACAATCCAACAGGCTTACCAGGACTTAGGCATCGACCTTACTAAGACTCCTAAGCCAGATGAGTCGATGATTCGCAAGAGCTATTATAAGCTGGCGCAAATGTATCATCCCGATAAAAATCCGAATGGTCgcgaaatatttgaaaaagtgAATCAG GCGTATGAGTTTCTATGCTCCCGAAACGTCTGGAGCTCGGGTGGGCCAGACCCCAATAATATTGTGCTTATACTTCGCACACAGAGCATACTTTTTGAGCGGTATCCGGATG TTTTGCGACCCTACAAATACGCAGGTTACCCGCAGCTCATTAAGACCATCCGTTTGGAGACACGAGATGATGAGCTCTTTTCAAAGGAAGCCCAACTACTAACAGCTGCCTCTGAGTTGTGTTATCATACGGTTCACTGCTCTGCCTTGAACGCTGAAGAACTGAGGCGGGAGGAAGGCATCGAGGCTCTTTTGGAGGCGTACACCCGTTGCGTGTCTATTTTGGGAGTGGACTCTAAGCCGGACTCGCTGCACTACCAAGTCATATCGAACGTAACTCGCTGCTTCGAAGTAGCCTGCAACTTTGAGAAGTGCAAGCAGAAGATCATCCAGCTCCCACAGTTGCTGTCTGACGTTTGTCGTGTGGTCTATTTTAAACATACGCTATCGGTAAGCCTGGTGACCAGTCTTGCTGCCAATAACTACGACCTGCAATGCCAACTGTCGCGGAACGGCGTACTCTGGTCTCTACTGCTTTTCGTCTTCGAGTATGACTACACGCTTGACGAAAGCGGGGTGGAAGTGAGCGATAAGTCAAACCAGCAGCAACTGGCCAACAACCTTGCAAAGATGGCAGTCCTCGGTTGTATCGCCTTAGCTGGCTACAGCATGGAGCTGCGTCAGAAACCGGTGACTGGAAGCGAGACAAACTCACCAGCAGCTAAGGCGCCACCAGCCATAAAACCAAAGCCATCGGTGTCCGCAGCGTCAAGCTCAACTTACACCCAGAACGCTCACAATCCCCTGCAAAGCAAACAGCTGGCAATTACGAGCGGAAAGGAAAAGGAGTCAGACACCTCATCTGGTAGCAGCGACACCGCTAGTTCCACACCCACCGAAAgtgagcaacaacaacagcttaCAAAGACCAGATCCAGTGCCATCCAGCAAAAGTACATTGTTACGGGGGAGGCTAAAAACTCCCTAATCAAGCAGGTTCTCGATCGTCTGCTCACGCGTTACATTTCCAACCAGTTGGCCACGGTTCGCGACAGTGATGTGCTTAAGTTGCTTACGGCGAACACCCGTAACCCCTACCTCATCTGGGATAATGGAACTCGCGCTCAGCTTAAGGATTTCCTCGAGCAGCAGCGAACGGCCTCCGCTAGGGAGACGCATGAGGACATTGCCCAGGTCTCTGAGCTGGTTTCCAGCTTTGAGTTCGATGCACACAA GGACGAGCTGCAGATCGGTGGCATATTTATACGCATATACAATGATATGCCAACTCATCCTATTGCTCAGCCAAAGCTCTTCATCATGGACCTGCTGGAGTACCTAAAGCACGCTTATCAGTTTCTGCAGTACAAAAAGAACCCGACATTAACTGCCGCTCCAGTCAGCGCTACTCctaaaatgggaaatgatGGCATACTGACCCCCACTTTGGCGCCTAATCATCCTCAGCTTCAGCAGGCCTCGACGGGAAAATCGGGCACTACGTTCGACGATGTTCTGACTGCTTATAACCGATCAAAGAGCCGGAAGAAGCTGGAGACAGATGCCCTGACAGAACAGCAGTTGGCGTTACAGCAGAGCAAATACGACTTTAGCAGCGATGGGAAGATTGAGCTTCACATTACCATGGTGCTGAAAGCATTGATTGCGGTGATCAAGGCCAACGCCGAAGTGGAAATTCAGTGCATCGGAAACTTTGATATGATATTTGGCTTCTTGGCCAGCAACATATTCCCCGAT aACTCTACTGTTAAAACGGTGGCCTTGGAGGTAGTATCTTTGGTTTCACGCAACAAAGAGTGCGTCTCGGAGGTGGCAGCCTGTGAGATCCTTGGCAACTATCTGGTGGCCCTCAAAGACCCAGAGCTTCGGGCCAGCCAAGTCAAGGTGTTGGAAACTTTGTCAGGGCTGATGAACGTGCAAGAGATGATTAAGGAGGCCCAGGCCAAAGGTGCCACTATCTACCTGCTGGATTTGTTTTGCAACTCTCGTAATCCGCAAATTCGTGAGATGTGCGCTGGTGTCTTGGCCAAGATGACAGCGGATCGTCTAAGCGGTCCCAAAGTGCGAATCACTGTGTCAAAGTTCTTGCCAGCGCTTTTTATAGATGCTATGGTGGAGTCGCCAGCTACGTCCGTGCAGCTCTTTGAGTCCATTCACGAGCATCCGGAACTGATTTGGAACGATACCACGCGATCGAATGTCTGTGATGCTGTGGCCGATACGTGTCAAAG ATTCTATCAGCTGCAAAAAGCGAATCCCCGGCATGTGTGGAAAGATCCGGAAATACTTAAGGATATTGTATCCAATGAAATCGTTGTAGCCGGCGTCTACCTCCGACTGTTTGTCAGCAATCCCGCTTGGACACTTCGCAAGCCAAAGCAATTCCTTTCCGACCTTTTGGACTTTGTCGTCGAACAAATCGGTAAAAGCTCCTCAGAGCAGGATGTGCTAGACCTGTCCACCACTGCGTTAGTGGAGCTCTTACGGTCGCAGCCCAACCTTGCAGACGATATTCCTGTGCTTGGACATATACCAAAGCTGTTCAATCTGCTCTCAGTGCAGCCAAAAAACACGCTATCAGTATTACATCAGCTCTCGTTGTCTGAG TTCTGCGTGAGTGCCATCTCACAGACGGAATGCGTGTCGCCACTAAAAAAGTGCATGGAGCACAATAGGGATTGCATCGAAAAGGCCTGCGAGGCTCTAAGCCGGCTCTTTAAGCATCAGCAT GATTCGTTAATCAGTCAATCTTTGGAGGTGGGACTTATACCGTTTCTTCTGGGACTACTGGACAGTCGTCTGGAGTTCGTGGACAATCCATCGGCGGTTAAGGCACAAATTGTAGCGGCTCTTAAAGGCATGACGCACAATCTCAATTACGGCGATCGGGTCACGCAAATTTTGCTCAAACACCCCGTGTGGTCCGAATTCAAAGATCAGCGCCACGATCTTTTCATCGCCGACACAACAATACGTGGCTATCTGACGG GAGTCAATCCAACGGCTGGCTACCTAACAGCGGGTCCTGCGCAAAGCGTAGAAGTGCTCACCTCACCGCCGCCCATCGATCGCGATGATCCTTCTGCCCGTCCACCCATCGACTAG